Sequence from the Terriglobia bacterium genome:
GATGCTGTCGAAATCACTGGCGACAACAATTGCTGCCCACGCAATCAGCGCCTGGCGCGCTGAGACCCATCCGACAGACGAAGTTTGGGTCGGGGTTGCTTCGTCTGCTATCGCAGATCCCATTGGAACCTCTTCCGATTGACAGTACGTGAAAATGGTTTGTACGTGTCACGGAGCAGGAAGGTTCCCGCGATGCCGCTTCTGACGATTCCGACTGCTGCCAGACCCGCTCTGGGCGTCCTCTATTTTCTCGTCGCTGCACATCTCAATATGCCCTTGCGAAGACAGCGATCGTATCCGCCTCTTTGCCCGTGTAGACGCATTTCCCCGTGCCACCCGGTTGGTCATTCGGAATCACACGGATGGTCGCCTTTGTTTCTTCCTGGATCGTCTCTTCGTCCTCGCGTGTGCCGGCCCACCAGCAGCGCACGAACCCCAGTTCCACGCGCTCTTTCAATTCGTCGTAGTTGGTCGCCTCGAACGTGTGCTCCTCCCGGAACTTAAGCGCGCGCTGATAAAGGCCCTGTTGGATCTCGTCCATCAGTTTCGTCACATGCTCGGTCAGACCCGCCTGCGGAACAAAGCTCTTCGGTTTCTTCCCTTCGGGCGCGGAGCCGTCGAGCACAACCCGCTGCGCCAGCGCGACGCTCTGCTTCTGGACATCCTTCGGCCCGACCTCCATCCGCAACGGCACGCCCTTCAGTTCCCACTCGTTGAATTTGAACCCGGGCGTCAGATGCTCGCGCGTATCGATGTGGAACCGGATCTTGCCTCGCCATTCGGCCGTGATCTTGCCGATCGCCTCCATTACGCTCGCCTTTTCGGCGTCGTTCTTGTAAATCGGCACGATCACCACCTGTATTGGCGCAAGCCTCGGCGGCAGCACCAGCCCGTCGTCATCGGAGTGTCCCATAATCGTGGCGCCAATAAGGCGCGTCGAGACGCCCCATGATGTCGTCCACGCGTGCTGCACCTGGTTGTTCTTGTCGGCGTAGGTGATGCCAAACGCTTTCGCGAAATTCTGCCCGAGATTGTGCGAAGTGCCCGCCTGGAGCGCGCGGCCATCCTGCATCATGGCCTCAATCGCATACGACCGCAGCGCCCCGGCGAACTTCTCTTTTTCCGTCTTGATCCCGCGCAGCACCGGCAATGCCATGTCCTTCTCGACAAAATCGGCATAGACGTCGTTGAGGATCATCAGCGTTTCACGCTCGGCGTCGTCGTGGTCGACATGCACCGTGTGGCCTTCCTGCCAAAGGAATTCCGTCGTGCGTAGGAATGGACGCGTACGCATCTCCCAGCGCATCACGTTTGCCCACTGGTTGATCAGCAGCGGCAGATCGCGCCACGAACGCACCCATTTGGCATAGAAATATCCGATGATCGTCTCGCTTGTAGGCCGAATCACGTACGGCTCCGAAAGTTCCTCGCCGCCGGCGCGTGTCACCTCCGCGACTTCGGGGGCGAATCCCTCCACGTGCTCGGCTTCCTTCATCAGGAACGACTTCGGGATCAGCAGCGGAAAGTAAGCGTTGACATGGCCGGTGGCCTTGATGCGCTCGTCCAGTCCACGTTGAAT
This genomic interval carries:
- the proS gene encoding proline--tRNA ligase encodes the protein MAKEGITPRAKDYAQWYLDIVRGADLADYAEVVRGCIVFKPTGYAIWEAIQRGLDERIKATGHVNAYFPLLIPKSFLMKEAEHVEGFAPEVAEVTRAGGEELSEPYVIRPTSETIIGYFYAKWVRSWRDLPLLINQWANVMRWEMRTRPFLRTTEFLWQEGHTVHVDHDDAERETLMILNDVYADFVEKDMALPVLRGIKTEKEKFAGALRSYAIEAMMQDGRALQAGTSHNLGQNFAKAFGITYADKNNQVQHAWTTSWGVSTRLIGATIMGHSDDDGLVLPPRLAPIQVVIVPIYKNDAEKASVMEAIGKITAEWRGKIRFHIDTREHLTPGFKFNEWELKGVPLRMEVGPKDVQKQSVALAQRVVLDGSAPEGKKPKSFVPQAGLTEHVTKLMDEIQQGLYQRALKFREEHTFEATNYDELKERVELGFVRCWWAGTREDEETIQEETKATIRVIPNDQPGGTGKCVYTGKEADTIAVFARAY